The following proteins come from a genomic window of Streptomyces sp. GS7:
- a CDS encoding AlkA N-terminal domain-containing protein — MDDETRYEAVSSRDARFDGEFFFAVTTTGIYCRPSCPAVTPNRGNVRFFPSAAAAQTAGFRACRRCRPDAAPGSAEWNVRADLVGRAMRFIEDGVVDREGVGGLARRLGYSTRQVQRQLTAELGAGPVALARARRAHTARVLLRTTALPVTELAFAAGFASIRQFNDTMREIYAGTPSELRAARGGPGAGRPDGAAGHRAEAGGAAPGGIPLRLAHRGPYAATEVFDFLEARAVPGVEEVRGFRPVGDPRGSREASRPHRRTYRRTVRLPYGIGIAEVDEPAGPGGRSRPPAGLVCPAARGTDGGWLDCRLWLTDLRDLPTAVQRLRRLFDLDADPYAVVERLGADPLLGPLVAERPGLRSPGAVDPEELAVRTVLDGPPERAAELVRAHGTPLCGADGGAGLLGERAGEADGGPTHLFPAAADLTGPGVPEPVRALCAALADGALRLDPGADRQAAARALAELPGVGPRAAAYIRMRGMGDPDVGAEGAVRTPGAWRPWGAYALHHLWRAGLLPEGDMGGGGPANAAGEAA; from the coding sequence ATGGACGACGAGACCAGGTACGAGGCGGTGTCGAGCCGGGACGCGCGGTTCGACGGGGAGTTCTTCTTCGCGGTGACGACGACCGGGATCTACTGCCGGCCGAGTTGCCCCGCCGTCACTCCCAACCGGGGGAACGTGCGGTTCTTCCCGTCGGCCGCCGCCGCGCAGACGGCCGGGTTCCGGGCCTGCCGGCGGTGCCGGCCGGACGCCGCACCGGGTTCCGCGGAGTGGAACGTCCGCGCGGACCTGGTCGGCCGGGCCATGCGGTTCATCGAGGACGGCGTGGTCGACCGCGAGGGTGTCGGCGGGCTCGCCCGGCGGCTCGGCTACAGCACCCGCCAGGTCCAGCGGCAGCTCACCGCGGAACTGGGCGCGGGCCCGGTGGCGCTGGCCCGCGCCCGGAGGGCGCACACCGCCCGGGTGCTGCTGCGGACCACCGCGTTGCCGGTCACCGAGCTGGCCTTCGCCGCCGGGTTCGCCAGCATCCGGCAGTTCAACGACACCATGCGCGAGATCTACGCCGGGACGCCGAGCGAACTGCGAGCCGCGCGCGGCGGCCCGGGGGCGGGACGGCCGGACGGCGCCGCCGGGCACCGCGCGGAGGCCGGCGGCGCCGCCCCCGGCGGGATTCCCCTGCGGCTCGCCCACCGGGGGCCGTACGCCGCGACCGAGGTCTTCGACTTCCTGGAGGCGCGGGCGGTGCCGGGCGTCGAGGAGGTACGGGGGTTCCGGCCCGTGGGGGACCCCCGGGGGTCGCGGGAGGCGTCCCGTCCCCACCGCCGCACCTACCGCCGCACGGTGCGGCTCCCGTACGGCATCGGCATCGCGGAGGTCGACGAGCCGGCCGGGCCGGGCGGGCGGAGCCGGCCGCCGGCGGGGCTGGTGTGCCCGGCGGCGCGGGGTACCGACGGCGGCTGGCTGGACTGCCGGCTGTGGTTGACCGATCTGCGGGATCTGCCGACGGCCGTGCAGCGGCTGCGCCGGCTCTTCGACCTCGACGCGGATCCGTACGCCGTCGTCGAGCGGCTGGGCGCGGATCCGCTGCTCGGCCCGCTGGTCGCCGAGCGCCCGGGACTGCGTTCGCCGGGCGCCGTCGACCCGGAGGAACTGGCCGTACGGACGGTGCTGGACGGCCCGCCGGAGCGCGCCGCGGAGCTGGTCCGGGCGCACGGCACGCCGTTGTGCGGGGCGGACGGCGGTGCGGGGCTGCTGGGGGAGCGGGCCGGTGAGGCGGACGGCGGGCCGACCCATCTCTTCCCCGCGGCCGCGGATCTGACCGGTCCGGGGGTGCCGGAGCCGGTGCGCGCACTGTGTGCCGCGCTCGCCGACGGCGCCCTCCGGCTGGATCCCGGAGCGGACCGCCAAGCCGCCGCACGCGCGCTGGCCGAACTGCCGGGCGTGGGGCCGCGCGCCGCGGCGTACATCCGGATGCGGGGGATGGGCGATCCGGACGTGGGCGCCGAAGGGGCGGTGCGGACGCCGGGGGCATGGCGGCCGTGGGGCGCGTACGCCCTGCACCATCTGTGGCGGGCGGGGCTGCTGCCCGAGGGGGACATGGGCGGCGGCGGGCCGGCGAACGCGGCGGGAGAGGCGGCCTGA